One stretch of Alcaligenes aquatilis DNA includes these proteins:
- the efp gene encoding elongation factor P — protein sequence MKTAQELRVGNVAMVNGDPLVVQKTEYNKSGRNSAVVKLKFKNLLTGSNSEAVHKADEKFEVVQLEKRECTYSYFADPMYVFMDEEYNQYEIEAESMGDALDYLEENMSVEAVFYEGRAISVELPTIIVREITYTEPAVKGDTSGKVLKPAKINTGTEISVPLFCNIGDKIEIDTRTGEYRSRVM from the coding sequence ATGAAAACCGCACAAGAACTGCGCGTTGGTAACGTCGCGATGGTCAATGGCGACCCTCTGGTCGTTCAGAAAACGGAATACAACAAATCCGGTCGCAACTCCGCCGTTGTCAAACTGAAGTTCAAGAACCTGCTGACCGGCTCGAACAGCGAAGCCGTGCACAAAGCTGACGAAAAATTTGAAGTTGTCCAGCTTGAAAAGCGCGAATGCACTTACTCCTACTTCGCTGACCCCATGTATGTTTTCATGGACGAAGAGTACAACCAGTACGAAATCGAAGCCGAAAGCATGGGCGACGCTCTGGACTACCTGGAAGAAAACATGTCCGTTGAGGCCGTTTTCTACGAAGGTCGTGCCATCTCGGTTGAGCTGCCCACCATCATCGTGCGCGAAATCACCTACACCGAACCTGCCGTGAAAGGCGATACCTCCGGTAAAGTATTAAAGCCCGCCAAGATCAACACAGGTACCGAAATCAGCGTGCCTCTGTTCTGCAACATCGGCGACAAGATCGAAATCGATACTCGCACTGGCGAATACCGCAGCCGCGTGATGTAA